The Ignavibacteriales bacterium genome includes a region encoding these proteins:
- a CDS encoding glycosyltransferase family 2 protein, which produces MPIVSVVIPTRNRCALLERAIQSVLKQSLTNLEIIVVDDSSSDQTQEIIEKLKDKRLKYFRLEKQSGGAVARNKGISFALGEYIAFLDDDDEWLPEKLQKQVDSLESNPLVGICYTGRRTIRKGLLIFGLSKKFSFKTAPDNNHFRSIMKDNFIGITSSVMIRRLILIEEKGFDEQLPCFQDYDLYIRILKHWKAKGIDEPLVNYYLEGNTKHVSLTKKNVSLATKYLLQKYKDEPYIDLLNKALRIINLKKMIKSVYYAREVLKFNLDSFNN; this is translated from the coding sequence TTGCCAATCGTAAGCGTTGTTATACCTACAAGAAACAGATGTGCTTTGCTTGAAAGAGCCATCCAGAGTGTTTTAAAACAATCTTTAACTAACTTGGAAATTATTGTTGTTGATGATTCATCTTCCGATCAAACCCAGGAAATAATTGAAAAGTTAAAAGATAAACGACTGAAATATTTTCGTTTAGAAAAACAATCTGGTGGAGCGGTTGCCCGCAACAAAGGGATATCGTTCGCTTTAGGTGAATACATTGCTTTTCTTGATGACGATGATGAATGGCTTCCGGAAAAACTTCAAAAACAAGTTGATAGTTTGGAGTCGAATCCGTTAGTAGGAATTTGTTATACAGGAAGACGCACAATTAGAAAAGGACTTTTAATTTTTGGTCTGAGCAAAAAATTTTCATTCAAAACTGCACCAGACAATAATCACTTCAGATCAATTATGAAAGATAATTTTATCGGAATCACTTCATCAGTTATGATCCGGCGCCTCATTCTTATTGAAGAAAAAGGATTCGATGAGCAATTACCATGTTTTCAGGATTATGATCTGTACATTCGCATATTAAAACATTGGAAAGCTAAAGGTATTGATGAACCGCTTGTTAATTATTACTTAGAAGGCAACACAAAACATGTATCTTTAACAAAAAAAAATGTTTCTCTTGCTACAAAGTATTTGCTGCAAAAATATAAAGACGAACCATATATTGATCTTCTAAACAAGGCTTTGAGAATTATAAATCTTAAAAAAATGATTAAATCCGTTTACTATGCACGGGAAGTTTTGAAGTTTAATTTGGATAGTTTTAATAATTAA
- a CDS encoding ABC-F family ATP-binding cassette domain-containing protein: MIDLINISVQFTGEYLFKDVSLKINSKDKLALVGANGSGKTTLLKIIFGSQEPETGKVLKQKGITIGYLPQEIVTHTGKPLFEEVKSSLVSINDLQKREDEITELLNTSITEEERDDLIYQFGAIHHRKEEIGFYGIDSEIEKVLIGLGFTEKEFLKLTNEFSGGWQMRIALAKLLLSNHNILLLDEPTNHLDLDSLEWLISYLKGYEGALVIISHDRHFVNSVTEKTLEMFLHKVNSFNGNYDAYLKFKVERDEQLENKFVVQQKKIKETERFIERFRYKSTKAKQVQSRIKQLDKVELIELPDSEAGIHLKFPEPPPSGVVPMELIGIKKAFEDNIVFDGINFKIDRGDKIAFVGPNGAGKTTLAKIIAEKIEVDGGKKIVGHNAIISYYAQEVADNLDPSLDIIQSVEDIAKNKTIGQLRSILGSFLFTGDDVFKKVEVLSGGEKSRVALAKILLTKANLIVLDEPTNHLDYTSKLVLQKALVDFKGTLILVSHDVDFLQPIVNKVLEIRRNYFQLFHGGIEYYLEKKKEIAEQEKNEALNQKTASSGSNRKDQKRIEAEQRQQKYIATKHLIKEIEIIEKEIARLEVQKAKLEKELGETEVFSNPALAKEKNAEYVVNKKELDNYLNKWTVLTEELEKIEKTFQL, encoded by the coding sequence ATGATCGATCTAATAAACATCTCCGTACAATTTACCGGCGAGTATCTTTTCAAAGATGTAAGTCTCAAAATCAACTCAAAAGATAAATTAGCGTTGGTAGGAGCCAATGGTTCTGGTAAAACTACACTTCTTAAAATTATTTTTGGATCGCAGGAGCCTGAAACAGGAAAAGTATTAAAACAAAAAGGAATTACGATTGGGTACCTTCCACAGGAAATTGTAACTCATACCGGTAAACCACTATTTGAAGAAGTTAAATCATCGCTTGTTTCTATAAATGATTTACAAAAGCGCGAAGATGAAATTACTGAATTGCTGAACACTTCAATAACGGAAGAAGAGCGCGATGATTTGATTTACCAGTTTGGAGCAATTCATCATAGAAAGGAAGAAATTGGCTTTTATGGAATTGATTCTGAAATTGAAAAAGTTTTAATTGGTCTTGGCTTTACCGAAAAAGAATTTTTGAAATTAACTAATGAATTTTCCGGAGGCTGGCAGATGAGAATTGCACTTGCCAAACTGCTTCTCTCAAACCATAATATTCTTCTGCTTGATGAACCGACGAATCACCTTGATCTTGACTCATTGGAATGGCTTATCTCTTACCTGAAAGGTTATGAAGGTGCGTTGGTTATTATTTCTCACGACAGACATTTTGTAAATTCTGTTACAGAAAAAACTCTCGAAATGTTTCTTCATAAAGTTAATTCCTTTAATGGAAATTATGATGCATACCTTAAATTCAAAGTTGAAAGAGACGAGCAATTAGAAAATAAATTTGTAGTTCAGCAAAAAAAAATTAAAGAAACAGAAAGATTTATAGAAAGATTCAGATACAAATCCACAAAAGCAAAACAAGTTCAAAGCAGAATAAAACAGCTTGATAAAGTTGAGTTGATAGAGCTCCCCGATTCTGAAGCTGGAATCCATTTAAAATTTCCTGAGCCGCCACCAAGCGGTGTTGTTCCAATGGAATTAATCGGAATAAAAAAAGCTTTTGAAGATAATATTGTATTTGATGGAATCAACTTTAAAATCGATAGGGGTGATAAGATTGCTTTTGTTGGTCCGAATGGTGCTGGTAAAACAACACTGGCAAAAATTATTGCTGAAAAAATTGAAGTTGACGGTGGTAAAAAAATTGTTGGGCATAACGCAATTATATCATACTACGCACAGGAAGTTGCTGATAATTTAGATCCTTCGCTGGATATCATTCAGTCGGTGGAAGATATTGCCAAGAATAAAACTATCGGGCAGCTTCGTTCAATACTTGGCTCTTTCCTGTTTACCGGTGATGATGTTTTTAAGAAAGTTGAAGTACTTTCCGGTGGAGAGAAAAGCCGTGTGGCACTTGCAAAAATTCTTTTAACAAAAGCAAACCTGATTGTTCTTGATGAACCAACTAACCATCTGGATTATACATCAAAATTAGTTTTGCAAAAAGCGCTCGTTGATTTTAAGGGAACACTGATTTTAGTTTCGCACGATGTTGATTTTTTACAGCCGATTGTTAATAAGGTTCTTGAAATTAGAAGAAATTATTTCCAGCTTTTCCATGGCGGTATTGAATATTACCTTGAGAAGAAAAAAGAAATTGCTGAACAAGAAAAGAACGAAGCATTAAATCAAAAAACCGCAAGCAGTGGAAGTAATCGTAAAGATCAAAAAAGAATTGAAGCTGAACAACGGCAGCAAAAATATATTGCTACCAAACATTTAATTAAGGAAATTGAAATAATTGAAAAAGAAATTGCCCGGCTGGAAGTACAGAAAGCAAAGTTGGAAAAGGAATTAGGTGAAACTGAAGTTTTTTCCAATCCTGCATTAGCAAAAGAGAAGAATGCAGAGTATGTTGTTAACAAGAAAGAACTGGACAATTATTTGAACAAATGGACAGTTCTAACCGAAGAATTAGAAAAGATAGAAAAAACTTTTCAATTGTAA
- a CDS encoding PHP domain-containing protein: MKNSRRITVNILPLPFMELKVDLHVHTKCSDGFYTPSEIVYKAKQLGLDIISITDHDNLSAIAEATEIGKQIGVEVISGVEISTDLEDKEVHLLGYFINIENEEFQKYLSFFRQERYNRAQRIVKKLNNIGVALSFDHVMSIAMNSAVGRPHIANALLEAGYVNSFYDAFDRYIGNNCPAFERKIHVSPQSALKLINDADGLSFIAHPGFIQERILTSLINFGLDGIEVLHPSHNPSQIKFYRGIVNEYCLLASGGSDFHGGKRGDEDNFGKFTIPFSDLEAMKKMLTKNSA, encoded by the coding sequence ATGAAAAATTCAAGGAGAATTACGGTTAATATTTTACCGTTACCTTTTATGGAACTAAAAGTAGATCTGCACGTACACACTAAATGTTCTGATGGATTTTATACACCATCGGAAATAGTTTATAAAGCCAAACAATTAGGGCTTGATATAATAAGTATAACAGACCACGATAATTTGAGCGCAATTGCAGAAGCAACAGAAATTGGAAAACAGATAGGTGTTGAAGTTATCTCTGGTGTTGAAATAAGCACAGACCTTGAAGATAAAGAAGTTCATTTACTCGGTTATTTTATTAATATTGAAAATGAAGAATTTCAGAAATACTTAAGCTTTTTCAGACAGGAACGTTATAACCGTGCCCAGCGCATTGTAAAGAAATTAAATAACATTGGTGTAGCGCTTTCTTTTGATCACGTTATGTCTATAGCAATGAATAGCGCAGTAGGAAGACCACATATTGCAAATGCTTTATTGGAAGCTGGTTATGTTAATAGTTTTTATGATGCTTTTGATAGATATATTGGAAACAATTGTCCCGCTTTCGAAAGGAAGATACACGTTTCACCTCAAAGCGCTTTAAAATTAATTAATGATGCTGATGGGTTATCTTTTATCGCTCATCCAGGATTTATACAGGAACGAATACTAACAAGTTTAATTAATTTTGGATTGGATGGAATTGAAGTTCTCCATCCATCTCATAACCCTTCTCAGATAAAATTTTACCGGGGAATAGTGAATGAGTATTGTCTTCTTGCCTCCGGTGGTTCAGATTTCCATGGTGGTAAACGGGGTGATGAAGATAACTTTGGTAAATTCACAATTCCTTTTTCTGACCTGGAAGCTATGAAAAAAATGCTAACAAAGAATAGTGCATAA
- the ribE gene encoding 6,7-dimethyl-8-ribityllumazine synthase produces the protein MYNVIEGKLSAKNYKFAIVVSRFNDLISQKLLDGAIDCLNRHHADLNSVDVIKVPGSFEIPLAADKLAGTKKYNAVICLGAVIRGATPHFEYIASEVTKGIAQTSLKYGVPVTFGVLTTDSIEQAIERAGTKSGNKGWDAAISAIEMADLMTEIGTKNK, from the coding sequence ATGTACAACGTAATTGAAGGAAAACTCTCAGCCAAAAATTATAAATTTGCAATTGTTGTAAGCCGGTTTAATGATCTTATTAGTCAAAAACTTTTAGACGGAGCAATCGATTGCTTAAACAGGCACCATGCCGATTTAAACAGTGTTGATGTTATCAAAGTCCCCGGCTCATTTGAAATTCCACTTGCTGCAGATAAACTTGCCGGAACAAAAAAATATAACGCTGTAATTTGTTTGGGTGCTGTAATACGCGGCGCTACACCTCATTTTGAATACATCGCTTCCGAAGTGACAAAAGGAATTGCACAGACTTCCTTAAAGTATGGTGTGCCGGTTACGTTTGGTGTATTAACTACAGATTCTATTGAACAAGCCATTGAACGAGCAGGAACCAAATCCGGCAACAAAGGCTGGGATGCTGCAATAAGCGCAATTGAAATGGCAGATTTGATGACAGAAATTGGTACTAAGAACAAATAG